A stretch of Kaistella flava (ex Peng et al. 2021) DNA encodes these proteins:
- a CDS encoding tubulin-like doman-containing protein, with protein MAKLKRSLFIGLGGTGLKSILHTKKRFIDTYGEIPPMTAFLAFDTDGDSINVSLDSHLGDKKISLDNSEFVYIQVKGPQQVLKQQPELFDFVPQVNRDLLVNLSDGAGQVRSNGRFATHFNYGAIENAIQSKLTSILNADSIANEKFKVNGNDVEINMMFSVAGGTGSGTFLDIAYIVKEVSKSINANVGVSTIAFAILPDVFNAMMNGPAMANVLPNGYGAFYDLDYLMHQNYDKKPLEIKYANKTIQVESPPFDLVFTINNSDKNANTYTKVNDLSELIGLAMFTGASELSGGMSSSYDNVKTVIAGGSMKVANKHSWACGLGLSELYYDGNKLGNIYAHKASVSIINNLIAAETDSFNLDDIFITDAKIRENNGDENNDLIDSLLSANPKIQYSFIQDEKSVENEIKAYLGNVSESAKTDIEDNFNSKETDVNKKLNDFVIEHINKPYGVGNVERFLNALTKHVNLFLNEMKEERDEKHNNDELFRNQLNQTISELKDLGFMQRKLGSTLKNTKSDVIQSVNLVAGNIHEHIRRQYAITFFNNLLLTIDKEYTKVKDIKYKLKKVAEDCESQFIGLQNQINEEPKKFVKELHRDFVNTVVVLDEDISVGDYIKSFSSHTNDKGIFNFAEISDKLIKDSFWGFSKELPKALEFRNRKIDDVLSTYTPEKLNEMIKELITKSNPLWSYNYQGHVVSRQHHEAFIVGVPNSNNSVFVKDNLFVNLLEANQKADFNSTNMDDRIVIYRMEATVPIYAVSNMPLYGEKSKISNISHHIDANWLLRMQRENFDIYPTKREDHNLEYWVTGFIYDFIKFDGEKYMAYSEEQGDPIEDYWIELGHYRDEAFDDFKRRKLQEEFKRMIDAKINALGETENQKLIKEVTTGTNYNENFSKKNFDNNDLKDSKMIKVRELFSDEINFVKKVLAV; from the coding sequence ATGGCAAAATTAAAAAGAAGTCTATTTATTGGTTTAGGCGGCACAGGATTAAAATCTATTTTACACACAAAAAAAAGATTCATTGATACCTATGGAGAAATACCTCCGATGACTGCATTCCTTGCTTTTGACACTGATGGAGATAGTATCAATGTTAGCTTAGACAGCCATTTAGGAGACAAAAAGATAAGTTTAGATAATTCTGAATTTGTATATATACAGGTTAAAGGTCCACAACAAGTTCTTAAGCAGCAACCAGAACTGTTTGACTTTGTACCACAAGTAAATAGAGATTTACTTGTTAATTTATCAGATGGTGCCGGACAAGTTAGATCTAACGGTAGATTTGCCACCCATTTTAATTACGGTGCGATAGAGAACGCTATTCAGAGTAAGCTTACGTCTATATTAAATGCAGACTCCATAGCTAATGAGAAATTTAAAGTTAACGGAAATGACGTAGAAATTAATATGATGTTTTCTGTAGCAGGAGGTACAGGTAGTGGAACTTTTTTAGACATTGCTTACATTGTTAAAGAGGTCTCTAAAAGCATCAATGCCAATGTAGGAGTTTCAACTATTGCGTTTGCTATTTTACCTGATGTATTTAACGCAATGATGAATGGACCAGCTATGGCTAATGTTTTACCCAATGGTTATGGTGCTTTTTATGATTTAGATTACTTAATGCATCAAAATTATGATAAAAAACCTCTGGAGATTAAATATGCTAACAAAACTATTCAAGTTGAATCTCCTCCATTTGATTTAGTATTTACCATAAATAATAGTGATAAAAATGCCAACACCTACACCAAAGTAAATGATTTAAGTGAACTCATTGGTCTTGCTATGTTTACGGGAGCTAGTGAATTAAGTGGTGGAATGTCAAGCTCATATGATAACGTGAAAACCGTAATTGCAGGAGGTTCTATGAAAGTAGCAAACAAACATTCCTGGGCTTGTGGATTAGGATTAAGTGAACTTTATTACGATGGTAATAAATTAGGGAATATTTATGCGCACAAAGCATCTGTAAGCATTATCAACAATTTGATTGCAGCGGAAACAGACTCTTTCAATTTAGACGATATTTTTATTACTGATGCCAAAATAAGAGAAAATAATGGAGATGAAAATAATGATTTAATCGATTCTCTCTTATCGGCAAATCCTAAAATCCAGTATTCCTTTATTCAAGATGAGAAATCTGTAGAAAATGAGATAAAAGCGTATTTAGGCAATGTTTCTGAGTCTGCTAAAACAGATATTGAAGATAATTTTAATTCCAAAGAAACTGATGTAAATAAAAAGTTAAATGATTTTGTTATTGAACATATTAACAAACCTTACGGAGTTGGAAATGTAGAACGTTTTTTAAATGCCTTAACGAAGCATGTCAATCTTTTCTTAAATGAAATGAAAGAAGAGAGAGATGAGAAACACAATAATGATGAGCTATTTAGAAATCAGTTAAATCAAACTATTTCGGAATTAAAAGATCTCGGATTTATGCAGAGAAAACTGGGTTCAACCTTAAAAAATACTAAGAGCGATGTGATACAGTCTGTAAATTTAGTTGCAGGCAATATTCATGAGCACATAAGACGTCAATATGCAATAACCTTTTTCAATAATTTATTATTAACAATTGATAAAGAGTATACTAAAGTTAAGGACATCAAATATAAGCTGAAGAAAGTTGCTGAAGATTGTGAATCTCAGTTCATAGGGTTACAAAACCAAATCAATGAGGAACCAAAGAAATTCGTAAAAGAATTACACAGAGATTTTGTAAATACGGTGGTAGTTTTAGATGAGGACATTAGCGTAGGTGATTATATAAAAAGCTTTTCCAGTCATACCAACGATAAGGGAATTTTTAATTTCGCAGAAATTTCTGATAAACTAATAAAAGATTCATTTTGGGGTTTTTCAAAAGAATTACCAAAAGCTCTGGAGTTCAGAAATCGAAAAATTGATGATGTTTTGTCAACGTACACTCCTGAGAAATTAAATGAAATGATTAAGGAGTTAATTACCAAATCTAACCCTTTGTGGTCCTACAATTATCAAGGTCACGTTGTCAGCAGGCAACATCATGAAGCTTTTATCGTAGGCGTTCCTAATAGTAATAATTCAGTATTTGTAAAAGATAATTTATTTGTGAATCTTCTTGAAGCGAATCAGAAAGCAGATTTCAATTCCACTAATATGGATGATCGGATTGTAATCTATAGAATGGAAGCAACGGTTCCGATTTATGCAGTTTCCAATATGCCTTTGTACGGAGAGAAAAGTAAGATTAGTAATATCAGCCACCATATAGATGCAAATTGGCTGTTAAGAATGCAGCGAGAAAATTTTGACATTTATCCTACTAAACGGGAAGATCATAATTTGGAATATTGGGTAACTGGTTTTATCTATGATTTTATCAAATTTGACGGTGAAAAATATATGGCCTATAGCGAAGAACAGGGCGACCCCATCGAAGATTACTGGATTGAATTAGGCCACTATAGAGACGAAGCATTTGATGATTTTAAGCGACGCAAGCTTCAGGAAGAATTTAAAAGAATGATTGACGCAAAAATAAATGCTCTGGGAGAAACTGAAAATCAAAAATTGATTAAAGAGGTTACGACTGGAACAAACTACAACGAAAATTTTTCTAAAAAGAATTTTGATAACAACGATTTGAAAGACTCTAAAATGATTAAAGTTAGAGAGCTATTTTCTGATGAAATTAATTTTGTAAAAAAAGTACTGGCAGTATAG
- a CDS encoding VWA domain-containing protein, with the protein MLDITKSMWGLAGKPFDVFDKVKEELYKGIGDIKDPNTIVTIIPFQATYTYDILHSWTFKAGDQAAFGNMKKVIDSYTIKSVPGGYTDIYSALEKAKKQIDPDRTNYLFLLTDGEQSAVPSSQNRNYQVAFDNNALLKSLGNWCQFSQGKDVHLFYTMLTAAAVDQKIINIIKSQCNAYVTQGTNINIAFVQPAMNRLKINLHDNPDQIEIPFDANNWAYIKKGTVINASLSDNTLFELSGNSAELKNNKIILKLKRKGGVSFANLIKNNPINNILELKLSSPTEVIILKPIIQLQVSNKKERVLNLNFSKND; encoded by the coding sequence ATGTTAGATATCACAAAATCAATGTGGGGATTGGCAGGAAAGCCATTCGATGTTTTTGATAAAGTTAAGGAAGAGTTATACAAAGGAATTGGAGATATAAAAGATCCAAATACAATAGTCACAATAATTCCGTTTCAGGCTACTTATACCTATGATATTTTACATTCCTGGACTTTTAAAGCAGGCGATCAAGCAGCTTTTGGTAACATGAAAAAAGTAATTGATTCTTATACCATCAAATCCGTTCCGGGAGGGTATACTGATATTTATTCGGCCTTAGAAAAAGCGAAAAAACAAATAGATCCTGATAGAACTAATTATCTATTTCTATTAACAGACGGCGAACAGTCAGCTGTTCCAAGTTCACAAAATAGAAATTATCAAGTTGCATTTGATAATAATGCGCTGTTAAAATCATTGGGAAATTGGTGTCAATTCTCTCAAGGAAAAGATGTTCACTTATTTTATACGATGTTGACAGCAGCAGCGGTAGATCAAAAAATCATTAACATTATTAAAAGTCAATGTAATGCATACGTTACTCAGGGCACAAATATTAATATCGCTTTCGTTCAGCCCGCAATGAACCGATTGAAAATCAATCTTCACGATAATCCCGACCAAATAGAGATTCCTTTTGACGCGAATAATTGGGCGTATATAAAAAAAGGGACGGTAATCAATGCAAGTTTGTCAGATAATACTTTGTTTGAATTGAGCGGTAATTCTGCTGAATTAAAGAACAACAAAATCATTTTAAAACTCAAAAGAAAAGGAGGTGTTTCTTTTGCTAACTTAATTAAAAATAACCCAATAAATAATATTTTAGAATTGAAATTATCCAGCCCTACTGAAGTGATTATTTTGAAGCCTATTATTCAGCTACAGGTTAGTAATAAAAAAGAAAGAGTGTTGAATCTAAATTTTTCTAAAAATGATTAA